In Pieris brassicae chromosome 12, ilPieBrab1.1, whole genome shotgun sequence, the genomic window AAAAAATAGACAAATAGATaaatcgataaataaataaataaataaatatatatattcatatcacACCTGTATAGCACCGCCGTTCTTCGCCACAATCACCGTACCGTACGACACCACCATAACCACCACCACCGTCGCGATCACTTCTTcttcgtcgtcgtcgtcgtcgtcgtcgtcgtctACCAATcgctataacaataattaatacgtgTTAATCGCACGGGCCCGCCTGGAGCGTCGCCTCCGCCTCCGCCGCCCGACTGCCCGACTCCCgacaaaacaatattctaaaattaatattaccttTGCCAGATGTGTGTTGGTGCAATAAAAGTTGCAAACAATAGAGAGACCTATTGCACTACCCCCGCCCCCGCCCCCCCgcatatttcatatttctacTATACATCATTGCCATCATTTtacaatatctttaaaaaataatgtgctAAAAATatgagatttatattttatacacctacgtatatatattacgtaattagGCAAACATACCGGgctgtctgtctgtctgtctgtctgtctgtctgtctgtctgtctgtgAAACCCtaacttgaaatataaaaatcgacAATAGGTTCATTAGAAGTTATCATCTATCTTCTACCCATTAGTAGTGTCTacttcacattattatttattaattattattattatttttttttttttatataaataagtcgcGGAGGGACGGTTAAACGTAACAGTATAAGAATATAAGAATACAACGTATaagattatatatgttattttatttggaattgataattcaaataaacaatttgtgttgtgttgtgttgcttaatttcattaaacttaaaaaaaatagagaaaCGTCATTAAAACTCAATTCAATCTCAAGATTCGACTACTTTTTCCAACCGCGATGGATGGATGCTACCGCCATCTAGTATACAATAAAGAAACATActactttttttctttacataatattatgtatacgtAGATACGGTACTGGACGTCAGTCAGCCCTCcccatctcgctcgctctcTATCTCTCTGAATATCGCTCGCTCGCTCGGCCGGCATCCAATCGCGTTTAGTAGCGTAGAGAAGTAGACCTCGTCGTTTGTCATACCCGGCCGGTTGGTTAAATACCGttggaatttatatttaacaaattcgtCGCTATGGAAAAAAAAACCTCACTCACCAGTCTTACCGTTTCGCTGTCGAGTAGTTGTGTAGAGTAGTGTCGTGTTGTGTAcgtacaaacaaacaatcataCAAAATGTCCGGACGTGGCAAGGGCGGCAAGGTCAAGGGGAAGGCAAAGTCGCGTTCCAACCGCGCAGGTCTCCAGTTCCCGGTCGGTCGTATCCACAGGCTGCTCAGGAAGGGCAACTACGCCGAGAGGGTGGGTGCCGGTGCGCCGGTCTACCTTGCGGCCGTTATGGAGTACCTGGCGGCCGAAGTGCTCGAGTTGGCCGGTAACGCGGCCCGTGACAACAAAAAGACCAGGATCATACCGCGTCACCTCCAGTTGGCCATACGCAACGACGAGGAGCTCAACAAGCTACTCTCCGGCGTGACCATCGCACAGGGCGGTGTACTGCCTAACATTCAGGCGGTCCTTCTCCCCAAGAAGACCGAGAAGAAgacataaattacattacaatacaatCGTATCGTTGTCATTGCAACGACCTAAAAGGCCCTTTTCAGGGCCGCAATATGATTCATTAAAACGCAATgatggtggtggtggtggtgtgGCAACCGTACCACCACcatttttttgttagataAATGTTTCAACGACATAATACGTACTTCGATCTCACCGAGATTATACCtacctacatattattatctattataagtatactactaatactactactactactactactactactgtgatatataaaaacggTAATCAgactaaatgtaatattagtagatgattatttgtttctatcaaattagtattaaattacctatactacaatataatatagacaataaccaatacttaataataataacacgcTCGAAATTCCTCGCTTACGCAATCATCCAATCAGTAATACTTAATAGACAATACATGCATACTATgttatgtacattttttttttgttgttttttttttttttttttttttttttttttgaatggaatctcgctgttggccttaagggcctttacagctcagctcgggctgttttggcgagcgtagctcggccagaatggcgttttatcccgcggctagcgcaagggcgtctcctgtgagactcgaacctcggcttgggccgtcgcggggcggtcaatcgcctgaagggcaggacggaagctcactgtagtgagcgaagtgcgaagtaaaggacctcgccttccccggtgaaggcggttttttaccctaatctgagattggctatttttattattggccgcgcgggcggcatttaatttattgtttgctacagtaattggatcgtccggatccgttagtatgtgtcgagGCCTCCtgcgagccttttttgtcgggaaggggtaatagttgatgctgttacgcaccagcggattgggatggtgtttagccttgtcaaagtggcgtgtggacgccaacttcatccattgggctatggtagggagctccaggtcgtggtggagatcgacgtttctcacatagaagggcgcaccggtcgcgattctcatgaatcgcgactgaagcacctgtagtcggtgtatataggagggggcacaatgcgcaaagactacgctagcgtatgtcatgcacggtcggatgcaggccttgtacagggtgaccttgtgtcttagagacatttgactccttttatttaggaggaaatgaaggcgagagaggacaaaatgggccttcttgcgaacggcggctatgtgctttcggaaagacatgccgctatcgagcgtgactcctagatatttaacggacttttgccatggaatggcttgcccgtatagggttacctctgtcttgaggtgaaatttatccctagcgatagcaccggggttgcccctggcaaagagaactgctacgcttttctcgggatttatttggaagccccatttccgaaaccattcgcctaacgacgtggtagcggtctggagtctgtccacaatgacacctctatctttatgggtggtatagagagcggtgtcatcggcatagagggctagctccacattgggagccctagggatgtcgccggtatacagcgtgaacagaaggggcgagagaaccgagccctgagggactccggccatgatggggcgaggagacgataacgttccttctacgcgatagcgcattgagcggtcggacaagaagtcgtgtacgatacgcacgagtcttagtggcacattaaggtggtagagcttgtaaaccaagccgttgtgccagaccttgtcgaaagctttcgctatgtcgaagaagagcgcacccgtggctctcggtttcagggagctgttcatcccggagaggatgtgctccgtgattcgatggacttgatgaacgcacgagtgggccggcctgaagccaaactgctcatcgggaatgagccccttatctagggcaaagtctaggaggcgctttttaagtaccttctcgtaaagcttgctaagcgtattgagaaggctgatagggcggtaactggtggggttgttacggggtttgcctggtttgtgaataccaatgacaatggcctctttccactgcgccgggaaggtgcagttttcaaggaggcaattgaaaatggacactagtaggcatatcagatggggcgggaggcaccggaggaccttgttcgagatggcgtcgagacctggagatttacgaggcagtgaactctttattagagttttgacctcggcgatcgacgtaggagggagcggctcgggagggaggggcagtgctacgatgcgttcgacctcgcggttcacgtgttcgacgtgcgccgggtcgctatgatcgagatacggggtgcactgctccactaggttgacggctaagcactcggctttttcgtcgtcgtcgaatgcgtcaggcagatttggacgcttgagagggggcatggacgccaccgtgtcggtttttagggaacgcgcgagagaccaataggccgtgtgcgaaggtgacaattcgctggtaagacggtcccagcgttcgtttctaatttcccgcatgcgctctttgactcggcgctgcgaggcgcggagtgctctgcggttttcgtcggtcggtgctctggcgaaggcgcgagtcgccgcgttcttctcggtcaatagacgcctcgcgtccgggggaagctcccagcgttgagcgaactcatctgggaccttccgggacgactcggcgaccttggtctgaatgtgattagtgaccgaggagatcgcgtctaacgcgtgagcggacgagactaaattgtcggggacatttgggagggcagaggtgtcggcgggcttgagggcctcgtctaacttctgccagtcgacaatggactttaacctcttctctcgagtgttaggagggccgaattcaaagtgaaccgggaagtggtccgagtctaactcgtgtaacgtctctacgcttcgcggctgtagtgccacgttacgtaaaaccgctacgtctatgacgtccgttgagagaaggccgttgcctgttatgccacggcgagtcggttgtatgggggcaatgacgttgaaattgagcacgtctataagcctattgagggctaacccattagggttttgttttgaactattccagtccccgtgtttgctattgagatccccgactaataagaccgaggggcccatcgcaaacagggttctgagatcgctctctagtatgaccttggcgggagggaggtacaccgacgcgataataatcggctgatggccggtcatggctacgcgcaacacagagcactctatgttggtaagggagggcgggtctaacggcgagcagtgaagcgctcgtctataataaatgagcgtaccgcctttcgccgtaggtcggtcgtttcgcactacgttgtaatttgcgaatctgggagcgcgaacgctgggcttgaggaaagattcctgtactaggaaaatatctatttggtggcgaacgaggaaatctcgaaccaaatctgcctgcggcTTGAAACCGTTTGCATTGAAAGTCACCACGGACAGTGATCGGGCCTTGATCCTAGACGTGGTCGTAGCTATTGCGGTGTGGTGGAGTCTGCAAATTGTCGCACGGACTTAAGGCGCTGGACGTGCTCGATTACGAGTTGCTTCTTGTCTTCCGCGTTGTTGGCGGATTTGAAAGCCTCGGAGAAGGCGACAAGAGCGTCGATGTCTAGCGCGTCTACGATACTAAACGCGAGATTTAAGGCGTCGCGGACCTTTTCTGATTCCGCGGCGGCCTCAGCCGTGTGGCTGAGGGCTTTAGCCGGAGGGCTCACCTTGCGTGTGGGCCTCTCCGTTATGACGGGGGTCGGCGCCGGCGCCTGGGAAGGCTTTACGGCTGCCGATTTTGTTGGCAGAGGCGGGAAGGCCTCTGACGTGAGCTGGGGAGGGCCCTCCGTAACGGGGGGCTTGGTCCAGGCACTATTCCTAGGAGGTGGGGCCGGCACGTACGTGGGCTTAGCTCCCGCGCCACGACGGACCGCATCGCGCCCCGCCGTGCGCCCAGACGCCGGCTTATGCGCCTTGGGGGCACGAGGGCACCCGCGATAATTCGCTGGGTGGCCCTGTTGCCCGCAAAGCACGCACGCCGGCGGCTCAGCGCACGGAAGCGTTCTTTTGCAGTCCGCCGTGCCGTGGTCGCCTAGGCACTTTACGCACCGTGCCCTAGCGAAACAGTTACGGGCCGCATGCCCGTAGAGTTGACAGCGGTGACACTGTCGTGTGAAGGAGTGTTTGAGGGGGGTTTCAACCCTCAGCCCCGAGAGCTTGCAACACTCTCTCaggctaaatatctttttcccACTCGGGGTGGGATCGAGGACAACGAGTACCATGTCGTACTCTTCCTTGGTTGTTCTCTTGAGCATGCGGAATACATCCCTTACGGGGTATCCCTGCTCAGTGAGGTCCGATTGGACTATCCCGGAGTCTATCTCCTTTGGGATGCCCTTAATGACTACCCTTAGGACGCGCTCCTCGGGTAGGGGGAAGGTGTGGCCACCGATACCTTCAGAGCGAAGGTATGAAGTTAGAAAGCGGTGGTGATCAGATGAAAAGACCTGAACGCAAAGGTTATCCCTTAGCGTTCGGGCCTTGTAATTTATCGACTTTGTGTCGAGAATTTTTGATAGGGCCGGCCAGGCGCCCTTGTCCCTAACGTATACGGGCGGGGGGGTTTTAATGCGGTCCGCGGGGGCGGGGGGCGCAGGTTTTCCCGATAAGAGGGAACTAAGATCCCGCTTCGGAGGGTTGGCGGCTTGAGTGGGCCTTTTGGCGGGGGGACCGCCGTTGGCCGAACGCTTCTTCTTCCGGCCGACGGTTTGAAAGCCGTCGCTCTCGGAAGATGAATTTTGTGCGGCTTCGTCGGCCGCTAACGCCGGAGTGGATTGGGTCGACATGACCGATGACGGGCGTGAATTTAAACCCGTCTCCTCATCGCTGGCGCTTCCCACTTCAGGGAGTGGTGAGCGCGAGCGCGAGCGAGGGCGGGTAACGAGTTTCGATGCCTTCGCGGAGGCATTTTTCTTCGCCTTACGCGGCGACGGCGATGGGGAACGCGGCGAATCCGCGGTTTCAGACTCATTAAAAGCCCGCAAAGCGTCGGGGAAGCGCTCTTGGAGAAAGAGcagtatttttcttaagtcAGGGGGTGGATCCCCGGACGCCATTCTGTTGGCGGGAAGCCAACAGTTTGACGGCGGGTGTGTACCTAGTTGCCTAAGTGTGGTGAGTACCTAAGCTAATGGTTTGCCCTAGTATGTGGTGTGTCTCCGCTGGTGATAGCGGAGGTGAGGTTTGTCACCGACCTAACCAGCCCGTAGGAGATTGGGTATAAGAGCCCCTACGGATGTGACAGGACCCGTCCAACAGTGGACCTGTGTTTAGCCGGTTGCTAGAGAGTAGTTGGCGTACCTACTCCCCAATACGTGCCTACTAGGAGGCCCGGCCGTGCACAGGACTTGGAGGAAGCGGAGGGGCTGTTACGCGCCTTGAAAAAGGCACGGTGTATGCACCCCGgacaaaaacactcccgcacaaggcgttaacccacagataaccgtttggcaccgttaggtggctatctgagggccgcaggtaaacccgcgttcataaaatgcagccttcaacccgatgtccaaacaccgaagacgcgaagcgaccaatgagagggcggcaggcagcaaggcagcgatcgggctgaccaatgagagggcagcaggcagcaagcagcaaggcagcggtcggacagcgcgtgcgcactgtacagcggcaagcggcgatgactcactcggagcgagcgagatggcactacagcactgatgactcacacggagagagcactggagcagacgtccgcacgggtcggcggtcggaagcgaagtACAACAATGctgtttttttgttgttgttgtaaattttactttaaataaccaTAAATAAATCGTGTCAGAGGGAGAGGGAGACGGAGATAGAGACAGatacacatataatataacgCCCCGCCCCCTTCGCCGTCGCCGTTCACACCCCCCCCCCACCAACCCCCCCCCCTCTCGTGTCCCATCACGCGGCGTTCTAACGGTAACGACGCGATCGATTGGCCGCCGCGAATCGTATACCATGTAACTCCGGACCGGTTGCAAGAACACTTTCAAAGTGAAGTATACTGAAGTgacgaaaaatgttttttagtaCGGTCTTCTGCCTTTACAGTGCACTCGAGCCTCTCTAATACTGTATTGCCgtagtttttactattaaaaacacAAGCAATCGCCGTTGAGGATCCGCCTTGCACCCACTTACGCCGACGCCGAAGCAAAGAAAGCGCTGCGCCTAGTCCGGCCTCCCACCAGCGGGTCTCACCGGAGGATGCGCATGTGCGGACCGAGCTGAGGTGTTCAGGCTGTGCCTGGCAGACTCCGGCTCCAGCTATGGAGCGAAAACCGCGTCGCGATGCGTCCGGCCCGCGTGCCAACGTACGCTCCCGCTCTCGCGGTCGAGCCGCGTTACCGCCGCCGCCGTCGTCGTCGCCGCCGAAATCAAGTTCGTCGCGCAACCGGTCCTTGAGTGGCTCTCGCTCGCGCAGCGATCGAGCCCCGGGACCCGGAGACGAAAAACCGGGCGAAAAAGTCGTTCTTAGTGaacagctctcgtcgcggtatactgccGTTCGACACCCTGTCGAACCGGCCCCCCACAACCCCTCCCCCGCAGTGTTTACTACAGCGGGCCTTTTAGACAGTTCCACACTAACTCACGCAGACCCCGAGGTCACAGGTGACTCGCGCCCGGCTGGCGCTCGAGCCCCCCTCGCGGTACACAGTGAAAGTGACAGTGAAAGTGCTTGTGTTCTAATTAAAAGTGCAG contains:
- the LOC123717019 gene encoding histone H2A, translating into MSGRGKGGKVKGKAKSRSNRAGLQFPVGRIHRLLRKGNYAERVGAGAPVYLAAVMEYLAAEVLELAGNAARDNKKTRIIPRHLQLAIRNDEELNKLLSGVTIAQGGVLPNIQAVLLPKKTEKKT